In Leptospiraceae bacterium, one DNA window encodes the following:
- the queD gene encoding 6-carboxytetrahydropterin synthase QueD: MSEIELVKEFSFEAAHFLPEVPDGHKCKRMHGHSFYFKLHLKGEVDPVQGWLMDFGEIKKVVKPIIENYLDHYVLNDIENLKNPTSENIAIWIWNKLKPSLPNLSKITLKETCTSACVYEGK; encoded by the coding sequence ATGTCTGAAATAGAGTTAGTAAAAGAATTTTCGTTTGAAGCTGCGCACTTTTTACCCGAAGTTCCCGATGGGCACAAATGCAAAAGAATGCACGGGCATAGTTTTTATTTTAAGCTCCACTTGAAAGGTGAAGTAGATCCAGTTCAAGGTTGGCTCATGGATTTTGGTGAAATAAAAAAAGTTGTGAAACCTATTATAGAGAATTATTTAGACCACTATGTTTTAAACGACATAGAGAATTTAAAAAACCCTACAAGTGAAAATATTGCTATCTGGATATGGAATAAGTTAAAGCCTTCTTTGCCAAATTTGAGTAAAATCACCTTGAAAGAAACTTGTACCAGTGCTTGTGTGTATGAAGGAAAATAA
- the queC gene encoding 7-cyano-7-deazaguanine synthase QueC, producing MKENKKDGALVLFSGGLDSTTCLYLALQENKKVYALSFDYSQRHNVELKCAKKIVKSLNTPHIITKIDRNIFKGSSLVEKKILISKDSISKKSIPNTYVPGRNLLFLSFASSVAESNGLNRIYIGVNALDYSGYPDCRPEFIKSFQKTVQLGTKAGVQGKSIKIITPLLKMKKKEIVLLAKKLQVPFSWTHSCYDPKLDKPCGHCESCLLRKKGFEEAGIVDK from the coding sequence ATGAAGGAAAATAAAAAAGATGGTGCACTGGTTTTGTTTTCTGGTGGGTTAGACTCTACCACCTGTCTTTATCTTGCTTTACAAGAAAATAAAAAAGTGTATGCCTTATCTTTTGATTATTCTCAAAGGCATAACGTAGAGCTAAAATGCGCCAAAAAAATTGTAAAATCTTTAAATACTCCTCATATAATAACAAAAATAGACAGAAATATTTTTAAAGGCTCGTCTTTAGTCGAAAAAAAAATACTAATTTCAAAAGATAGCATTTCAAAAAAATCTATTCCCAATACTTATGTGCCCGGAAGAAACTTACTATTTTTATCCTTTGCCTCCTCTGTAGCAGAAAGTAATGGTCTAAATCGAATCTATATAGGCGTGAACGCTCTGGACTACTCTGGATATCCGGATTGCAGACCTGAATTTATCAAGTCTTTTCAAAAAACAGTTCAATTGGGGACTAAGGCCGGAGTCCAAGGAAAGTCTATAAAAATAATAACCCCTTTACTGAAGATGAAAAAGAAAGAAATCGTTTTACTCGCAAAGAAACTGCAAGTTCCTTTTTCTTGGACTCATTCTTGTTATGATCCAAAGTTAGACAAACCTTGTGGTCATTGTGAATCCTGCCTTCTTAGAAAGAAAGGATTTGAAGAAGCTGGGATAGTTGATAAATAA
- a CDS encoding alpha-glucosidase has translation MSWWKEAVIYQIYPRSFYDSNGDGVGDLQGVIQKLDYLNGKEDSLGIDAIWFSPIYPSPMFDFGYDISDYENIDPVFGDLKTFKLLLKEAHKRKIKIIMDLVINHTSHLHPWFIESRSSRNNKKRDWYIWKDPVKGKEPNKWLASFGGKAWEFDEKTGQYYYHHFLKEQPDLNWRNPEVKKAIFKMIRYWLDMGVDGFRLDVVNYYIKDSELRNNPVNIFKGPRPYDWQYHIYDRNRPENFKIVQEFRTLLDSYKDKMSVGEVFYEPPGNPELSASYCGENNDGLHLAFNFAFMYCKWNPNDFLQAILEWEKALKNTIWPNYTLSNHDQPRHFYRYFKKGESTQRAKIIAAMLLTLRGTPFLYYGEEIGMTCERVPRKKIQDPIGKKYWPFHPGRDGTRLPMCWDSSDKAGFTSGEPWLPLVWNHKEVNLENQINDTDSLFSFYKKLIRVRKKSKALTKGSFEPLDKKADNLLSYIRTFGKEKILVVLNFKNTTVRFLLENKPISVDNCEILISTHRKEGTYVNPAFLDIFPYEASIIRLE, from the coding sequence ATGTCGTGGTGGAAAGAAGCAGTAATTTATCAAATTTATCCAAGGAGTTTTTATGATTCTAATGGAGATGGGGTAGGGGATTTACAGGGTGTAATCCAAAAATTAGACTATTTGAACGGGAAAGAAGACTCTCTTGGAATTGATGCAATTTGGTTTTCGCCTATTTATCCTTCTCCAATGTTTGACTTTGGTTATGATATATCCGATTACGAAAATATAGACCCAGTTTTTGGAGATTTAAAAACTTTTAAACTTTTGCTAAAAGAAGCCCACAAAAGAAAAATAAAAATCATTATGGATTTAGTGATAAACCATACTTCTCATCTTCATCCTTGGTTTATAGAATCAAGGTCATCGAGAAATAATAAAAAAAGAGATTGGTATATCTGGAAAGATCCTGTCAAGGGAAAAGAGCCTAACAAATGGTTGGCTTCCTTTGGTGGAAAGGCTTGGGAGTTTGACGAGAAAACAGGACAGTACTACTACCACCATTTTTTGAAAGAGCAGCCCGATCTAAATTGGAGAAATCCAGAGGTAAAAAAAGCCATTTTTAAAATGATTAGATATTGGCTCGATATGGGAGTGGACGGGTTTCGTTTAGATGTGGTGAATTATTATATTAAGGATTCTGAACTAAGAAACAATCCGGTAAATATTTTCAAAGGACCAAGACCCTACGATTGGCAGTACCATATTTACGATAGAAATAGACCCGAAAATTTTAAAATCGTCCAAGAATTTAGGACGCTACTCGATTCTTACAAAGATAAAATGAGCGTGGGTGAGGTTTTTTATGAGCCTCCGGGTAATCCTGAATTATCTGCCTCATACTGTGGGGAAAATAATGATGGATTACACTTAGCGTTTAATTTTGCATTTATGTACTGCAAGTGGAATCCAAACGATTTTCTTCAGGCGATTCTCGAATGGGAGAAAGCTCTTAAAAATACTATTTGGCCGAATTACACTTTAAGTAACCACGATCAGCCGAGGCATTTTTACAGATACTTCAAGAAAGGAGAATCTACCCAGAGAGCTAAAATCATTGCTGCAATGCTCTTGACTCTTAGAGGGACTCCCTTTCTTTATTATGGTGAAGAAATCGGAATGACCTGTGAAAGAGTCCCAAGAAAAAAAATCCAAGACCCTATCGGGAAAAAATACTGGCCATTTCATCCGGGTAGAGACGGTACAAGACTTCCAATGTGTTGGGATTCTTCAGACAAGGCAGGGTTTACATCAGGAGAGCCTTGGCTACCCTTAGTTTGGAATCACAAAGAAGTCAACTTGGAAAATCAGATAAACGACACGGATAGCTTATTTTCTTTTTATAAAAAATTAATTCGAGTAAGAAAAAAATCTAAGGCTTTAACAAAGGGAAGCTTTGAGCCTTTAGATAAAAAAGCAGATAACCTTCTTAGTTATATTCGTACATTCGGGAAAGAGAAAATTCTTGTTGTTCTGAATTTTAAAAATACTACAGTAAGATTTTTATTAGAAAACAAACCGATTTCAGTGGACAATTGCGAGATTCTAATTTCAACCCATAGAAAAGAAGGTACTTATGTGAATCCTGCCTTTTTGGATATTTTTCCTTATGAGGCGAGTATAATCAGGTTAGAATAA